The sequence CACTGCCGGGGGCCTGTGGCGTATGCGCGGGTCACTTGGTCTTCAGCGCCGCCACCATCTTCGTCAGCTCGTCGAAGGACGCCGTGCCCGCCACCACCGTCGTGGAGCCGCGCGTGCCGTTCAGCACGAGGGCGTCGTAGCGGCCTCCGGTGTAGCGGGTCCATGTGTGACCGTCGATCTTCTCGGTCTTGCTCGTCGCCGACGCGCCCTGGCTGGCGTCGTCGATGAAGTCGGCCGGCTTCTGCGTGGACTGCTCGACCTGCACGTACTGGCCGTCCGGGGTCTGGAAGCCCAGGTGCCAGCGCTCGTTCTCGCCGGCGTAGGTCACGGAGGTCGCCTTCCAGGTGCCCGGCAGACCCTCGGGCGCCGCGACCGGGTAGCTCGCCGCACGCCGGGCCGTGATCAGCTCGACCCGGTAGTCGAC comes from Streptomyces sp. FXJ1.172 and encodes:
- a CDS encoding DUF4245 domain-containing protein is translated as MAGSKGKQKSARDMILSLGVVGIAAVIVYFVAIPHDDHAPDLKRVDYRVELITARRAASYPVAAPEGLPGTWKATSVTYAGENERWHLGFQTPDGQYVQVEQSTQKPADFIDDASQGASATSKTEKIDGHTWTRYTGGRYDALVLNGTRGSTTVVAGTASFDELTKMVAALKTK